The following DNA comes from Streptococcus pasteurianus.
AGTTGACGGTGTTGAACGTTTTAAAAAAGCGGTCAAAGAGTACAAGGAGCAATAAATGAAAAAATTTGGGTGTTTTATCTTAGTTATGATGCTTTTGGTTTTGTCCGCTTGTAGTAGTGTACAAAATAATCAACAAGCTAAGCAAACACAAACAACAACGACAAGTAAAACAGAGGAAGAAAAAATGGTAACAGCTACGGTTAATGGAGAGACATTTACAATCACGTTAAATCAGTCACAAGCAGCGCAGGAATTTTTAAATCTTTTGCCCCTAACACTTGATATGCGAGATGTAAACGGTAATGAAAAATATGCGGTGCTCAACCAAACATTCACAAACGATGATAAAAAAGTAGGAACGATTCACGCTGGTGATTTGAAACTATGGTCTGGCGACGGTTTGGTTCTTTTCTATAATGATTTTCCCTCATCTTACCAATATACAGACTTAGGAACGATGTCAGATAGTCAAGGCTTGGCAGAAGCTCTTGGGTCTGGGGACGTTATTATTACCATTGAGGTCGTCGATTGATGCGCTCAATAACAGTAACCATTGCAGAAGGAACATTTGAGCTTTTCTTAGAAAATAATGCTAGCGCGCAAGCTTTTTCTGAACTTTTGCTACTTGAATTGGAAATGGTTGATGTGAATGGCAATGAGAAATTTTATTTACTAGCTGACCACCTACCAAACCAAGAACGCTGTTCTTGTTTGATAAAAGCAGGTGATTTATTACTATGTCATACAAATGAATTAACCTTTTTCTATGATGATAGTAAAACCTGCTTTAAATACACTTATCTAGGACATGTTAAAGACAGCCAGAATTTCAGAAAAGCCATGACAGGCAAGATAGTCACTGTTATTTTTGAGGAAAAGTAAGATAGTCTTGACTGCTTCATGAAATTACTGCTTATTTTTGCTATAATGTTTGAAAAAAGAAATGATGGGTGGGCAACCTATGACAAAAATGAGACGTCGTGACCGTGAAGTGACTGACTTGACAGAAATCAAAGCTATTGTTGAGAAAAATATGATTTTGCATTTAGGGCTTTTTGATGAGGAATTTCCTTACGTTATCCCTTTGCATTATGGTTATGAATACCGTGAAGAAACTGACCAGTTTATTTTTTACACACACGGTGCGAGACGAGGGCATAAAATTGATTTAATCCACCAAAATCCCAATGTTTGTGTTCAGATTGAGGGAGAAGTGGTGCCTGATTACGACTATGATGTGCCTTGTAAATACGGTGCTTTCTTTAGTTCGTTTATCGGACGTGGAAAAGCAGAGCTTATCGAAGAATCAGAGCAAAAAGCCTACGCCCTTAATCTACTCATGCAGCACCAAGCTGGCAAAATATTTGAATTCACCGAAAAAATGACAAAACCAGTCGGCGTGATTAAGATTGTGATTGACCAATATTCCGCCAAAGCTAAGACAATGATGCCTAAAAAATAATAGAAAAACAACTAATCTAAAGCAGATTGGTTGTTTTTTGTTAATAAAGATAAAAAATTGAAAAATTCCCTTGACTTGGAGCTAACTCAAAGGTGTAAAGTAATAGATGACATTAGAAAGAGGAGGAAATTATGGAAAGTAACGTAGTCGCAACACAGCAAAAAACGTATTTTTTTAGTAATCGTGATTTGGCTAAATTGTTTATTCCTTTGATTATTGAACAAGGGTTGGAATATCTGGTGGGCTTAATCGCCTCGATTTTAGTTTCAAGAGTTGGCGAAGCAGCAGTGTCGGGTGTTTCTCTTGTGGAGTTTCTCATGGCGCTCTTTATCAGTATTTTTGCCGCTTTTGCAACTGGTGGCGGCATTGTTGCAGGTCAATACTTAGGTGACCGTGATGGTGAAAATGCTAATAAAGCTATCAATCAATTAGCGAAATTCACTCTTATATTTAGTATCGTGATTACGGTTTTTATTTTTGCCATTAAACCGTTAATTTTAAATCATTTGTTTGGCTCAATTACGCCAGCAGTTCATGCCCAAGCCGATCGGTATTTTAATATCGTTGCCTTATCGACACCATTTATTGCCATGTATAATTGTGGCGCAGCGATTTTTAGAACCTTAAACAAATCACGCTTGCCGATGAATATTATGTTGGTCATGAATGGCTTGAATATTTTAATGGGGATTAGTTTGATTTATGGTCTCGGTTGGGGTGTCGAAGGTGTTGCAGTACCGATTTTGCTATCACGTGTTGGTGCCATGGTGCTAGTTCTTTGGTTTGCACATCACTTGACATCTGAATTAACTTTGGGAAACTTTTTGCGTGAAAAAGTTGACTGGCAGATGATTAAAAAAGTTCTTGGTATTGGACTACCATTTGGGTTTGAAAATGGCATGTTCTTTCTTGGTCGCTTGATTGTGTTATCAATTGTGTCTTTATTTGGAACAGCGGCGATAGCAGCTAATTCGGTTGGTGGAACGATTATTATGTTTCAGGCACTTCCAGGAATTTCTATCGTGCTAGGTTTAGCAGTTATCATTTCAAAATGCGTTGGTGCTGGGGACTATGAGCAAGCAGAATACTATAAGCGTAAGGTTAGCCGAATTATTCATTTGGCAAATGGTGCGATTTCTTTGCTCATTATTGCTGCAATGCCGTTATTGATGAAAATCTATGATTTGTCTGCGCAAGCAACGCACTATGTTTGGATTATTGTCCTTGCACACGGTATTCTTGTTAGTATTTTTTGGAATTCTGGTTATGTGTTACCTGTTGTTTTTCGTAGTGCTGGAGATGCCAATTTTCCAATGGTAGTTAGTACTTTATCAATGCTATTAGCTCGTGTGGTATTTGCCTACATTTTTTCTGTTATGCTTGGTATGGGAATGCTAGGAACGTGGGCAGCTATGTTTTTAGATTGGTTTATCAAAGGAATCATTTATGAAATCCGCTACCGAAAAGGAACATGGAAAAATTATAAGTTAGTCTAGGAAAAACAATTTTAAAATTAAAAAAGCATCCATGCCTTTCAAGCATAATATCTATAAAATATAAGTATTTGTAATAGTTGTTAATCCTTGTTATGATAGCTTTAGTAATTAAAGAAAAGGATTAATTTATGCAGAAAACTTCAAATCGTTCATTAATTTTACTTTTAACAATCGGTGTATTTGGCATTCTGAATACAGAAATGGGAATAACAGGCATCTTGCCACATATCGCTGAGCATTACAGTGTTTCATTGACAACGGCTGGTTTGTTGGTATCTGGTTTTGCTTTAGTTGTTGCTATTGCAGGACCAACCATGCCTTTACTATTTTCAAAGGTCAATCGTAGATTAGTTATGCTTTTGGCAACAGGTGCTTTTACCTTGAGCACTATCGTTTCGATTTTGGCGCCAAATTTTACTGTTTTACTGATTGCGCGTGTTTTACCAGCAATTTTTCATCCTGTCTATGTCTCTATGGCGATGACGGTAGCCGCCACATCTGTTCCTGAAAACGAATCGCGAAAAGCAGTTGCTCAAGTTTTTATGGGTGTTTCAGCTGGAACACTTTTAGGCGTACCAGTGTCTAATTTCTTAGCAAGTCAATTTTCACTTAGCTTAGCAATGATTTTCTTTGCTATTATTAATTTACTTGTTTTTATCGGAACCATCATTTTAGTACCATCGATGCCAGTGACAACTGGATTATCTTATGGACAACAATTAAGCATTTTAAAACGTAAAACGATTTGGATTTCTATTATAAGCGTTCTTTTATTGAATGGAGCAGTGCTAGGTTTTAATTCCTATATGTCAGATTTCTTAGAGAGTTTCTCACAAATCAACGTTAATCTAATTGCCTTGGTTTTGTTAAGTATTGGGCTGGCTAATATTATTGGAAATGCTTTAGCTGGACAATTTTTAGATAAAAATACTCATCGATTACTGATTAGTTTGCCACTATTTCTTATCCTTGATTTAGCTTTACTATTTTTCTTTGGAAATCAAGCACTAGCGATGATGATTTTAGTTGTCATTTTTGGAATACTTGGTGGACTTGCGGGGAATGTGAATCAATATATGATTTACAGTGTTGGTGAAGATGCACCCGATTTTGCTAATGGTCTGTTTCTGGCGGCTGCCAATCTTGGTGTGACCGTCGGAACATCGTTTACAGGTGTGTTTATAACGCTTGGTGGTGGTAGTCAATTTAGCATTTTGGGAAGTATCATTATGCTTATTATCGCTTTTATAGCTATCCTTACTCGTCAAAAATGGCTTGCACTATTAAAATAAAAAACACTATTCATGCCTTTCA
Coding sequences within:
- a CDS encoding cyclophilin-like fold protein, translated to MKKFGCFILVMMLLVLSACSSVQNNQQAKQTQTTTTSKTEEEKMVTATVNGETFTITLNQSQAAQEFLNLLPLTLDMRDVNGNEKYAVLNQTFTNDDKKVGTIHAGDLKLWSGDGLVLFYNDFPSSYQYTDLGTMSDSQGLAEALGSGDVIITIEVVD
- a CDS encoding cyclophilin-like fold protein produces the protein MRSITVTIAEGTFELFLENNASAQAFSELLLLELEMVDVNGNEKFYLLADHLPNQERCSCLIKAGDLLLCHTNELTFFYDDSKTCFKYTYLGHVKDSQNFRKAMTGKIVTVIFEEK
- a CDS encoding pyridoxamine 5'-phosphate oxidase family protein, whose product is MTKMRRRDREVTDLTEIKAIVEKNMILHLGLFDEEFPYVIPLHYGYEYREETDQFIFYTHGARRGHKIDLIHQNPNVCVQIEGEVVPDYDYDVPCKYGAFFSSFIGRGKAELIEESEQKAYALNLLMQHQAGKIFEFTEKMTKPVGVIKIVIDQYSAKAKTMMPKK
- a CDS encoding MATE family efflux transporter; translated protein: MESNVVATQQKTYFFSNRDLAKLFIPLIIEQGLEYLVGLIASILVSRVGEAAVSGVSLVEFLMALFISIFAAFATGGGIVAGQYLGDRDGENANKAINQLAKFTLIFSIVITVFIFAIKPLILNHLFGSITPAVHAQADRYFNIVALSTPFIAMYNCGAAIFRTLNKSRLPMNIMLVMNGLNILMGISLIYGLGWGVEGVAVPILLSRVGAMVLVLWFAHHLTSELTLGNFLREKVDWQMIKKVLGIGLPFGFENGMFFLGRLIVLSIVSLFGTAAIAANSVGGTIIMFQALPGISIVLGLAVIISKCVGAGDYEQAEYYKRKVSRIIHLANGAISLLIIAAMPLLMKIYDLSAQATHYVWIIVLAHGILVSIFWNSGYVLPVVFRSAGDANFPMVVSTLSMLLARVVFAYIFSVMLGMGMLGTWAAMFLDWFIKGIIYEIRYRKGTWKNYKLV
- a CDS encoding MFS transporter — protein: MQKTSNRSLILLLTIGVFGILNTEMGITGILPHIAEHYSVSLTTAGLLVSGFALVVAIAGPTMPLLFSKVNRRLVMLLATGAFTLSTIVSILAPNFTVLLIARVLPAIFHPVYVSMAMTVAATSVPENESRKAVAQVFMGVSAGTLLGVPVSNFLASQFSLSLAMIFFAIINLLVFIGTIILVPSMPVTTGLSYGQQLSILKRKTIWISIISVLLLNGAVLGFNSYMSDFLESFSQINVNLIALVLLSIGLANIIGNALAGQFLDKNTHRLLISLPLFLILDLALLFFFGNQALAMMILVVIFGILGGLAGNVNQYMIYSVGEDAPDFANGLFLAAANLGVTVGTSFTGVFITLGGGSQFSILGSIIMLIIAFIAILTRQKWLALLK